caaccacatatcacagtcatctcctataggtaagacaaccacatatcacagtcatctcctgtaggtaagacaaccacatatcacagtcatcttctgtaggtaagacaaccacatatcacagtcatctcctgtaggtaaaacaaccacatatcacagtcatctcctgtaggtaagacaaccacatatcacagtcatctcctgtaggtaagacaaccacatatcacagtcatctcctataggtaagacaaccacatatcacagtcatttcctgtaggtaagacaaccacatatcacagtcatctcctgtaggtaaaacaaccacatatcacagtcatctcctgtaggtaagacaaccacatatcacagtcatctcctgtaggtaagacaaccacatatcacagtcatctcctgtaggtaagacaaccacatatcacagtcatctcctgtaggtaagacaaccacatatcacagtcatctcctgtaggtaaaacaaccacatatcacagtcatctcctgtaggtaaaacaaccacatatcacagtcatttcctgtaggtaagacaaccacatatcacagtcatctcctgtaggtaagacaaccacatatcacagtcatctcctgtaggtaagacaaccacatatcagctGTAAGCAAAGTCAGTGTTAACAAGAAAAGACAAGTAAAAGTGTTGATTAAAAAAGTCAGGGGGAGTGGGGCGTTGTGGGGCGTTGTGGGGATTATTGGAGATACTGTTTGAAGACGTGGgttttcagatgttttcggaagatgggcagggactcagcTGTCCTGACGTTAGGGAGAAGCTCGTTCCACccttggggtgccaggacaaagAAGAGCTTAGACTGGGATGAGCCAGAGCTGGCCCCTCATAGGGGTGGCAGTGCCAAGCGGACTCCAAAAGTTTAAAGAAAGAGAGGCAGGAAGACTCACTGATTCGCTGTCGGACAGGGAGGACTGGCGGGGCTTGCCAGTCTTACCGGGGTCAGATGTTGTACTGGTGAGGGTTGAGCGACGGGTGGAGGACATGAAGCTGCTGTTGCTATAACGATCTCTGGTAggaacacacagcaacacacccaTAAATGGAATgtacctactgatagctagcctggagtggggggagagagagagagagagagagagagatgttaattGCGTTAAGCTAGAGAGGTGATGGGAGGTTTAAGATTGTCTAATGTACTGTATTATAAATCCATCTGACATTCTAATTATCGTAAAGACTATTAGGTTAGAGGTCACTCTAGGAACAGATTAGATACACACACTGAGTGTTTCTAAGCAGGTGCTGCAGATTAAAGAGGAAGTACCCACACACTGCAATCTATGCTCCGATGTGGTTCATCTATCAAATGTTGGAGACTTCAATGGGCAAGCTGCAGTTGCTATATCCATTCTTGGACGTATACATGAATGATATCTACCCATTGatttttgaagaatataacttgccTAAAAAAAAGCCCCACGAGCTTTCTTTAACTGTCGtacccccatcagaacccaaagtatatatgcttttttttaaatcacagtgcagtcaaaaacatgttttatatatACTGTAATCCCACACTATGAGGGTGGAATAATGCTGTGAAATTTTGAAGATGATGATGCCCTTTTAATGTaaggagctgtttgaaaagactggtGACATGGagtttggcctgcctggtgacatcaccaggcgataAATTAGTTAATGGACCtttaagaaagagagttccaaacttcTCTGCTAATAACAGCTAGCTTTCAGTTTTCTCTGCCCTACTCAGAcccctcccagacagtcctagctaaattcttgcttgagaaaattgctctttgctgaggagctatttttgtttctttttgaccatttgaattgaaaacacacacagtaaagtaCTTCACTGTTACCCAGaaaggatttgatattgagataaaaacggctgcatggGACCtttaatgtaaacaaacactgtatttcctcaaaacatggttaaaactataatgttgatatcatagaCGGTCAGTCTTTCCATCCATAACTCTATCTATGAACACTTCTCCAGTCCCAACCCTCAGATGTTTACCAAACCAGTGGTGGAGAAATCGCTTTTTGTTATTGTGTCAACTGTGGATTTCAACTGTAAGGGTTACAAGCACAGTCAACAAACCACATGGGGTCTGTGTCTTTTCTAAAGGTTAGAGGTCGCCTCGGACTCACTGAGTCATTACTGACACACACATAAGGTCACTACGGTTACACAGAGAAGGATCATGGGTCAGACAGATGCTAAGGCAGCTGCTTATTGAACCTGTTTTGAATCTAGCTCAGCCCATTGATAGTAGTCATCCACCTATACAGCAGATGTGTTGAAAGATGATGTGTGTACCTGTAGTTGGGGTGTGTGATGGTGATGTGTGTACCTGTAGTTGGGGTGTGTGATGTTGATGTTTGTACCTGTAGTTGGGGTGTGTGATGCTGATGTGTGTACCTGTAGTTGGGGTGTGTGATGGTGATGTGtgtacctgtatttggggtgtgTGATGGTGATGTGTGTACCTGTAGTTGGGGTGTGTGATGTTGATGTGTGTACCTGTAGTTGGGGTGTGTGATGGTGATGTGTGTACCTGTAATTGGGGTGTGTGATGGTGATGTGTGTACCTGTAGTTGGGGTGTGTGATGTTGATGTTTGTACCTGTAGTTGGGGTGTGTGATGCTGATGTGTGTACCTGTAGTTGGGGTGTGTGATGGTGATGTGtgtacctgtatttggggtgtgTGATGGTGATGTGTGTACCTGTAGTTGGGGTGTGTGATGTTGATGTGTGTACCTGTAGTTGGGGTGTGTGATGGTGATGTGTGTACCTGTAGTTGCggtgtgtgatgtgatgtgtgtacctgtatttggggtgtgTGATGGTGATGTGTGTACCTGTAGTTGGGGTGTGTGATGGTGATGTGtgtacctgtatttggggtgtgTTATAGCGTATATAATAGGGTTGTGGATGGCAGAGGCTTTAGCGATGGCAGCAGGAACAGAGTTCATATACGGAGTTAGCATGTCAGCAtacctgaagagagagagagagagaaattactcAGAACAGCAAATTTCCTTACACACTCTCCTTCAGCTGGGGCAGCCATGCAGTTGAGAGAGGGGGTACCatgatctgacacacacacacacacacacacacacacaccatcctacccTGCGAAGGCGGTGAGCGCGACACAGGAGTATGGAGCCCAGGAGATGACGTAGAGCAGGATGACGATGAGAGCGATCTTGGCCGTCTTCCACTCAGTCCTCATCTTATGCATGCTCTTCACTGAGTCCCTGGTGCCCTCGTTTATCTTACACACggccctacaacacacacacacacaaaaacacacacatacacatttacaTATGACCATTACTGACAGTGGTCATCAGTGAATTATCAGCAGAAAGTATGGCTCAATAACGTATAAGAGCATCAACATCAACATCGATAACACTCACTCACCCGTGATACACGTCAGTATTCGGCATCTACACAAACAACAACTTACAGATGCACACGAACAACGACAACATCTcatctgcccagacccacatgctcacatccccatccctagtgcctggccacacccccatccctagtgcctggccacacccccatccctagtgcctggccacacccccatccctagtgcctggccacacccccatccctagtgcctggccgcacccccatccctagtgcctggccacacccccatccctagtgcctggccacacccccatccctagtgcctggccacacctccatccctagtgcctggccacacccccatccctagtgcctgcccacacctccatccctagtgcctggccacacctccatccctagtgcctggccacacctccatccctagtgcctggccacacccccatccctagtgcctggccacacccccatccctagtgcctggccacacccccattccTACTGCCtggccacacctccatccctagtgcctggccacacccccattccTACTGCCTGCATTATTGTTTGCCACATGGCTTTATATTGctccaaaaaaaaatatattgacttCCAAGTTTTTAGCATAAgttttttcaagatgagtgaAAAACATATACCATGTACCATGTgtcatataccatataccatgtGCCTTATACCATGTACCATGTGGCATGTACCATGTGTCGTATACCATGCGTCATATACCATGTGCTGTGTACCATGTACCATTTACCCCATACCATGTATATTGTGACATATACCATGTACCATGTGCCATATACCATATCCCATATATCATGTGCCTTATACCATGTACCATGTGTCATGTACCATGTACCATGTGTTATATACCATGTGCCATGTGTCATATGCCATATACCATGTGCCTTATACCATGTACCATGTGGCATGTACCATGTACCATGCGCCATATACCATGTGCTGTGTACCATGTACCATTTACCCCATACCATGTATATTGTGACATATACCATGTACCATGtgccatataccatataccattcACCATGTACCACGTGCCATGTGCCACATTCAATGGGCCATGTGTCACGTGTAATATGTTATGTACCATATACAATGTACCATATGCCATGTACCATGTTCAATATATAATGTACCATGTGTCATATGCAATGTTCAATATATAATGTACCGTGTGTCATATACAATGTCCCATATACCATGTACCATGTACCATATATCATGTGTCATATGCCATGTACCATATGCCATGTGCCATATACGGTGTACATTATACCATGCATAATGTGCCATATTCCATGTACCATGTACCGTATGCAATATACCATGTACCATGTACCACATGCCATATGCCATgtgccatatactgtataaaatgTACCACGGGCCATGTGCCATATACCACATACCATGTACCATGTATCATGTACCACATACCATGTACCATATACCACGTACCATGTCTTTAAATGCAGACAGACGGATTAAAAGCAAGAGTACAtggtaatacttctgacagccatcTTTCTAGTTCCGCCCACAACTTCTGGACTTTATAGCAGTCCCAGAAAGACTAGATTATTAAGTCATTATTAGTTTAACATTAAAGACACGTCCCTGACGTTGTGCTGAAGGACTTGTGAatttgtctcttgtataataaatgacatacattagtttatactggattaagcgtACATTTCTTGTAACTGTAATTTTTTAactttccctccatcttgtgGAACATCAGAATCAGCATCTGCCTCTGGTGCCAtaggttgcatgtttgaatccagTGACAGACagtcatttttatatttttgttttatgcatatcccaaaccttaatactaaccttaaccattcagagtcaatacctaaccttaaccattcagagtcaatacctaaccttaaccattcagagtcaatacctaaccttaaccattcagagtcaacacctaaccttaaccattcagagtcaatacctaaccttaaccattcagagtcaacacctaaccttaaccattcagagttaatgcctaaccttaaccattcagagttaatgcctaacattaaccattcagagtcaatacctaaccttaaccattcagagtcaatacctaaccttaaccattcagagtcaatacctaaccttaaccattcagagtcaatacctaaccttaaccattcagagtcaatacctaaccttaaccattcagagtcaaTTCCGTAACCtttaccattcagagttaatgcctaacattaaccattcagaGTCAATGCCTAACCTTTACCATTCAGAGTCAATACCTAACCtttaccattcagagttaatgcctaacattAAGCATTCAGAGTCAATACCTAACCTTTACCATTCAGAGTCAATACGTAACCtttaccattcagagttaatgcctaacattaaccattcagagtcaatgcctaaccgtaaccattcagagttcatgcctAACATTAAacttaaacactttgaaatttgacatttggaacaactttgaaatggtgcttttgagaaacatggatgaacgccTAATTCTGccatgagactgtgagagctggttgaCTGTGTTCAATAGTGTGTGCGCTCACCTCGTGGCGCTGCGTACAGCGATGAAGATGCAGATGTAGCAGtagatgatgatgaagagggggatgaagaaGACGAAGATGAAGAGCAGCATGGTGTAAGAGCGGACGGACGGCGTGAATGTCATGTAGTCCCACGAACACGACGTCATCAACCCCTCTGGGACGTAcgcacctgacacacacacacacatacacacacacacacacacttaaatatacacacactgatacgtcGCGTATCCCTCAGACACGCAGATCTataaagattgtgtgtgtgtgtatgcgtgagtgtgtgttgtgtgtgtgtgtgcccgtgcgtgtgtttgtgtctgcgtgtctgtctgtctgttcgtcCGACTCACTCCAGCCAAAGAAGGGAGGTAGGGACCAGAACATAGAGTAGAACCAGGCAGCAGCCATGACATAGAGGGCCCGACGTCGGGACATCACACCCATGGATGCCAGCGGCCGTGTGATGACGAAGTAGCGGTCCACGGCGATCACCAGCAGTGTGATCATACTGGTCATCCCAAACAACGCTCCACAGAACGCATACAGCTCACATGCTGGGggaagagattaagagagagaaaggtggagtattgacagaaagagagagagagagagagagagagagagagagagagagagagagagagagagagagagagagagagaaagagagaaagagagaaataggttaagagagagagaggtggggtatagacagacagagagagagagagaaataggttaagagagagagaggtggggtatagacagacagagagagagagacagagggatcaAAAGTTAACATCAAGGATTAGAGAGTATGATGCATTTAGATGTAAATGATCTGAGGTCACTTAAACCTTTTCCCCCTAATACAAACAAAGCTATATATTAAGGTACTCTCTATACAGTTTACTGTAGTCAGACAGTTAGGATGTGGGtagggtaatctgatcctagatcagtgcctATTGAATGGTGATGGAATCTCTACTGTAGGTATTGATCATCAGTTCCTCGCCTGTCCTTCGCTGTGTTTTACAAGGTGACCTGCCCTTTGCCATTGCTGAGTGAGATGGTGTAAGTCACGCCGACTCACAGAGGTGAGAGttgtttgtctctcctctccttcctaacgATTAGAGTCTAATCCTGTCAATGGAGATCCCTACAGAGCTGATGACTGAACACCTGACTATGTGAGTCTCATAGATGAAACACTCACAGAAAGGTGACACAAATGAACAAATTGAATATACTGTTCAGAAACACTGaagttgttgtgtgtgtgctcCTTTTATAAGTCTCATGCTAaacacagtgtgtatgtgtgtgtgtggggtgtgtgtgtgtgtgtgtgtgtgtgtgtgtgtgtgtgtgtgtgtgtgtgtgtgtgtgtgtgtgtgtgtgtgtgtgtgtgtgtgtgtgtgtgtgtgtgtgtgtgtgtgtgtgtgtgtgtgtgtgtgtgtgtgtgtgtgtaaccctcTCACAAGGCTAATATTTGACTCTCATGATATTAACTTAAGTAGAGTATCTCAACATCATGGGATGTTAGGTGAGAAGGACATCTCCAATAAGAATCCCTATTGTAAACTATCTAGGATGATGACAACTAGGGTATTAACTTCAGATGGAATGATTATAGGTTTCTGTTATTGTATAAGGATATACTTTCCCATGCATTAAATCAAATTGAAACAGGAAATGACTCCACCAAGGCAACATACATAAGGTTCAAAATGTGTATTATTCCATTTTCAAAGCACAACATCAAaattaaaaaagaataataaacCCCAATGAATCGTGCACAACCCATGACCAAATTATTTCAAGCTTGCTTAACCCCGTTGGCGCGCACTGGAACGGAAAaaaatgtgcgtgtgtgtctgtgtgtgtgtgtgtgttctcctctaaaatgtgtgtgtgtgtgtgtgttctcctctaAAATGTGCTTTAAGAGGCTTTCAGCATGGAGTTCATCAAAGGAACACAGATCGATTCAGCTGAGGATGAGTGGAGAGGCCAATTATATACCATCAATACAATgtcattcagagagagagagagagagagagagagagagagagagagagagagagagagactccaaaCAAATTAACAGCCAAAGCTGCAGGAGTGGATGGACTTCATTAGTTGTCATTAAACCTCTATTAAGTAATTTGCCCTTCTCTCCCATAATCCCATTTCTATGGTTACCTTTCTCTCCAAAGATCCACCTGTTGTGCATGCTGTTGATGAAGAAGATGGGGGTCTGAGTCACACACATGAGGAAGTCTGTCAACGCCAGGTTAATAATGAACATGTTGGCTGGAGTACGTAAACTCCGACtcctggaggggggagagagggagagaggagagagagatagggagggaagggggggagagagagagagggagggatgggtggggagagagggggatagagagagagagagagagagagagagagagagagagagagagcgagtgagtgagtgagtgagtgagtgagtgagtgagtgagtgagtgagtgagagggagggagggagggtggagggagggagggaggggggaaggtggagggagggagggagggagggaaagagagagagaggggagagagagggagagagagagagggagggatgggtggggggagagagagagagagagagggggggagggatgggcggggggaaagagggatagagggaggagagagagagagagggagagagagggagaatgagagaatgagagagagagagagagtgagagggagggaaagagagagagagagaggggagagagagggagagagagagagagaggtgaggggggagagagaggggggtggggaagagagagggggggtgggggagagagagagagaagggggagggggaggtggagagagagggagggagggcggggagagagagagatagaaagggagggaggggaggggggagagggaggggtgagggagcaGAGGGTAGAGTAGAAGAGtcggagagatagagggagatggagagagtggaagaggagagaaggagggggagaatggtccgtgagagagaagacaggctatgttcacactgcccacaaaatgaggtggaaactgagctgcacttcctaacctcctgccaaatgtatgaccatattagggacacgtatttccctcagattacacaagaattcgaaaacaaatccaagtttgataaactcccatatctactgggtgaaataccacagtgtaccatcacagcatcaagatgtgtgacctgttgccacaagaaaagggcaaccagtgaagaacaaacaccattctaaatacaacccatattgatgtttatttattgtcccttttgtacttgaactatttgcacattgttacaacactattTATAGACATAATGTGACATTTgacatgtctttattcttttggaacactttttattgtttatttcacttttgtttatgatccatttcacttgcttggCAACGTTGAAtccaatgccaataaagccccttcaaTGAACACACAACAGATTCAATCAAACATTATAGGGCTTTAAAGAAGCATGAAAACATTATGATGAAGGCAGGTACCTGTTTTATATAACAACCCAAGGAAGGGTAATCTCGGCAAAAAGCGATTGATCTCATACCTGCAGAAGGCATACATTACGAGGAAGTTTCCAACCATGCCCGTGATGCCGACGGCGAGGATGACGGACCCgagggtgtagtggtggtggtctggGACATCCACCGTTGGGAAGGGCCATCGCACTGTCATGgcaacctagagagagagagagagaaagtgagcgagagagagagagagagagagagatacaggtgaTTGGAATTATGAAACCAATAAAAGTAGCCCCAGTCTTTACTATATGTTGAATGTTCCTATATACAGTAGTTACTGTAATATATGTTGAATGTTCCTATATAGTTACTGTAATATATGCATAATGTTCCTATATAGTTACTGTAATATATGCATAATGTTCCTATATAGTTACTGTAATATATGCATAATGTTCCTATATAGTTACTGTAATATATGCATAATGTTCCTATATAGTTACTGTAATATATGTTGAATGTTCCTATATACAGTAGTTACTGTAATATATGCATAATGTTCCTATATAGTTACTGTAATATATGCATAATGTTCCTATATAGTTACTGTAATATATGCATAATGTTCCTATATAGTTACTGTAATATATGCATAATGTTCCTATATAGTTACTGTAATATATGTTGAATGTTCCTATATACAGTAGTTACTGTAATATATGCATAATGTTCCTATATACAGTAGTTACTGTAATATATGCATAATGTTCCTATATAGTTACTGTAATATATGCATAATGTTCCTATATAGTTACTGTAATATATGCATAATGTTCCTATATAGTTACTGTAATATATGTTGAATGTTCCTATATACAGTAGTTACTGTAATATATGCATAATGTTCCTATATAGTTACTGTAATATATGCATAATGTTCCTATATAGTTACTGTAATATATGCATAATGTTCCTATATAGTTACTGTAATATATGCATAATGTTCCTATATAGTTACTGTAATATATGTTGAATGTTCCTATATACAGTAGTTACTGTAATATATGCATAATGTTCCTATATAGTTACTGTAATATATGCATAATGTTCCTATATAGTTACTGTAATATATGCTGAATGTTCCTATATAGTTACTGTAATATATGCATAATGTTCCTATATAGTTACTGTAATATATG
This genomic window from Oncorhynchus kisutch isolate 150728-3 linkage group LG20, Okis_V2, whole genome shotgun sequence contains:
- the LOC109865105 gene encoding melanopsin-A, whose protein sequence is MSSRSPVKADSIPTQDPSLAPWNISSVSAHRLMELPPASTSVAMTVRWPFPTVDVPDHHHYTLGSVILAVGITGMVGNFLVMYAFCRSRSLRTPANMFIINLALTDFLMCVTQTPIFFINSMHNRWIFGEKACELYAFCGALFGMTSMITLLVIAVDRYFVITRPLASMGVMSRRRALYVMAAAWFYSMFWSLPPFFGWSAYVPEGLMTSCSWDYMTFTPSVRSYTMLLFIFVFFIPLFIIIYCYICIFIAVRSATRAVCKINEGTRDSVKSMHKMRTEWKTAKIALIVILLYVISWAPYSCVALTAFAGYADMLTPYMNSVPAAIAKASAIHNPIIYAITHPKYRLAISRYIPFMGVLLCVPTRDRYSNSSFMSSTRRSTLTSTTSDPGKTGKPRQSSLSDSESAFTDTEAQHSSRPASRQVSSDVTQLQPTFSQRSKGHCSLKVKGRDSGAFEKAASQSPSDPAVCRLQHVTMLTETEDISMSEIVGLTNILPATLDDVREEKSSQGVSERGSSTCLTDLIPAIVLTATSSPSSISLLQRQGSRGNPANNSSKGAGLAVREPVDVVQLDNV